One Capricornis sumatraensis isolate serow.1 chromosome 8, serow.2, whole genome shotgun sequence genomic region harbors:
- the KCNJ12 gene encoding ATP-sensitive inward rectifier potassium channel 12 has protein sequence MTASGRTNPYSIVSSEEDGLHLVTMSGANGFGNGKVHTRRRCRNRFVKKNGQCNIEFANMDEKSQRYLADMFTTCVDIRWRYMLLIFSLAFLASWLLFGVIFWVIAVAHGDLEPAEARGRTPCVLQVHGFMAAFLFSIETQTTIGYGLRCVTEECPVAVFMVVAQSIVGCIIDSFMIGAIMAKMARPKKRAQTLLFSHNAVVALRDGKLCLMWRVGNLRKSHIVEAHVRAQLIKPRVTEEGEYIPLDQIDIDVGFDKGLDRIFLVSPITILHEIDEASPLFGISRQDLETDDFEIVVILEGMVEATAMTTQARSSYLANEILWGHRFEPVLFEEKNQYKIDYSHFHKTYEVPSTPRCSAKDLVENKFLLPSTNSFCYENELAFLSRDEEDEADGEQDSLGPQARRDFDRPQAGTALEQRPYRRESEI, from the coding sequence ATGACTGCGTCCGGCCGCACAAACCCCTACAGCATCGTGTCTTCAGAGGAGGACGGGCTGCACCTGGTCACCATGTCGGGCGCCAACGGCTTCGGCAATGGCAAGGTGCACACGCGGCGCAGGTGCCGGAATCGCTTCGTCAAGAAGAACGGCCAGTGCAACATCGAGTTCGCCAACATGGATGAGAAGTCGCAGCGCTACCTGGCGGACATGTTCACGACGTGCGTGGACATCCGCTGGCGCTACATGCTGCTCATCTTCTCGCTGGCCTTCCTCGCCTCCTGGTTGCTGTTCGGGGTCATCTTCTGGGTCATTGCGGTGGCCCATGGGGACCTGGAGCCTGCTGAGGCCCGTGGCCGCACGCCATGCGTGCTGCAGGTGCACGGCTTCATGGCGGCCTTCCTCTTCTCCATTGAGACGCAGACCACCATTGGCTATGGGCTGCGCTGTGTGACCGAGGAGTGCCCCGTGGCGGTGTTCATGGTGGTGGCGCAGTCCATCGTGGGCTGCATTATCGACTCCTTCATGATTGGCGCCATCATGGCCAAGATGGCGCGGCCCAAGAAGCGCGCGCAGACACTGCTCTTCAGCCACAATGCGGTGGTGGCGCTGCGTGACGGCAAGCTCTGCCTCATGTGGCGTGTGGGCAACCTACGCAAGAGCCACATCGTGGAGGCCCACGTGCGGGCCCAGCTCATCAAGCCCCGGGTCACCGAGGAGGGCGAGTACATCCCGCTGGACCAGATCGACATTGATGTCGGCTTTGACAAGGGCCTGGACCGCATCTTCCTGGTGTCTCCCATCACCATCCTGCACGAGATCGACGAGGCCAGCCCTCTGTTTGGCATCAGCCGGCAGGACCTGGAAACGGATGACTTCGAGATCGTGGTCATCCTGGAGGGCATGGTGGAGGCCACGGCCATGACCACACAGGCCCGCAGCTCCTACCTGGCCAACGAGATCCTGTGGGGCCACCGCTTCGAGCCTGTCCTCTTTGAGGAGAAGAACCAGTACAAGATCGACTACTCGCATTTCCACAAGACGTATGAGGTGCCATCCACACCCCGCTGCAGTGCCAAGGACCTAGTGGAGAACAAGTTCCTGCTGCCAAGCACCAACTCCTTCTGCTACGAGAACGAGCTGGCCTTCCTGAGCCGTGACGAGGAGGACGAAGCGGACGGAGAGCAGGACAGCCTTGGCCCCCAGGCTCGGCGCGACTTTGACAGGCCGCAGGCCGGCACAGCCCTTGAGCAACGGCCTTACAGGCGGGAGTCTGAGATCTGA